One Hippoglossus stenolepis isolate QCI-W04-F060 chromosome 6, HSTE1.2, whole genome shotgun sequence genomic window, atatttcttgataTTGTGATTATAGGTGTTATAAGGCTCTATATTAATATTGGTAAATGTTTAATGTCCAAAATCCTCTGACAATAGTTTTCATGATGTTATATTACCACATTGCATCTGTTCTATTCTACTGTGTCTTACTCTATTACAAGCTATTTCTGGAATTAGCATGTGTGGGTgcattagtttttatttattgtttatttcagttgATAGGATATAGATGAAGGGGCCATTTCAGGCAATGATTGGCCCCtgacagcaaacacaacacacagccgGGGGACAAGGTGGCAGAAAGTCCATCtcacaaacatttcacactgGGAACAAACCGGTTTTAATCACTCGAGTGTGGAATTAGTTTAACGTATTTTTTGatttcatattcacaaataagaAAGGATGTTTTTTGAGTTACCTTCTGTAGATCTGTGATTAACAAGTGAcacaatcaaattaaaaaagacacagtATTGCTTGTTTTTGAGGGAGAGCAAAGCTCAATTCATGCTTCTGAGTCGAAGCTACGCCGCAGCCAACGTGAAGACGTGTGCGCTACGAAGAGCCCGACGCAGTAtcctgacgtgcacctcccacgagctgtgattggtccgcttggaATGACGCGCAGGGACATTCATATCTagctcagatgctccagacagagagacaccaacttcaactcttctgcgtatttcaccagtggcaagacgtgaggacacaatgtgatttaggaatgcaaACTTAAGGCTTAACTGTCCAAcaggatgcgaacacctacatgtaacatagagagtgacagcaattctagccattgatggatgtgctgttagaatgggtgacgcaagaagagggagatatactgggaggctgtgggagacatcttcagactggGGGGTGACAcctgctcatgttactctgttgacGTTGTTGTATTGTTGCACCTTCTGGGCTCCTTGATCAAATACACTCAAACAAgtcacatttctgttttcttcagaCAAATAATTCAGCCGAAAACACGTACAaataacacagaaacaaaaataagatCTGAATTATCTCATATAAACGTCGACATGTGTGGTAGTAAAGTGGTGTAAGAGCTTCCCTGTGTTTAAAGTAAGACCTCACATTACACAGCACTTTGCTAATAAGAGGCGCCATGTTGGAAACACGATGACGACACCAGGGTGGGGTGTGGGAGGCGGTCTCTGCAGCCAGACAGCCGCTCAGCCAATGGGAAGCCGCAGACAGCTTCCACACACCCGAGTGACAGGGGAAGCGACCAATGGTGGCGCAGCAGCCACGGGGCGCAGGGGCTTCACTCCAATATAAATGTCACTCCATCCCCACTAGCTCCATTATATCTTACATCGACCTCATAGTCGTCGAAGTGTAAGATCTCCACCgtccgtcttcttcttcttcttcttctccttcactgcTACCGCTCAACTCAACTCCTCCAAAATGGTAAGAACCCTTTAAACAGCGAGTCTGACTCCATGTGGATGCAGGTCTGcacacagggaggatggagaggagggggtggggtggggtgtgGGGGATGAAACCGCCATTTGACCTCATTTAATGTCAAAGCAGCAGATGTGGGTGTGCAACATGGCTGTggtgtgaggagggggggggggacgcccTGTGTGGGGCTCTGGGGACGTCGCGGGAGGGGACACCGGACCAGAGAGGGTCGCACTGCGGACAGAGTGGTTCCTAACGGCCGGTTCTCTCCGGTGCTCGGTGTGACTGAGCCCCGGTGAGGCTCCAGCCGGCGCCGCCCCGGTGACTCCCTGTACCGGCGGCGGCGAGGTCCGGAGGATGCGCAGAAGCGGAGCCCTCCACACCCAGAGACACCacccgaggaggaggaggaggggggggggcattaaACATTCATGGTAACGGACCCTGATGGCGGCtggtgcagaagaagaagcttctGTTGTTATTTTGCTGTAGAACACAACTGTTCATCCTgaagacacaaaactgaaacatCCACtgacccaacaacaacaacaataataaaatatcattaaaaaCTGTAATTACCTGAGAtctaaatgtgtgaaatgtctgtttttctaTGAGAGGTTTCAACTTTTATCATTTCCAAGTTTTTATCTGTAACTATCGGTTGCTAAGTGAAGGGTTTGTCCATAGCAACGCAGGATAAACGCAATGCACCAATCAGAAGTTGAGGCAGGGAgctggctgctgcttatcaaaTAGGATTCATACCGTTAGAAATATTAACACAACTGGAATAGTTTAGTCTTTAACATTAAAGAGACATTTCATCTTCGAATTAATTTAAGTGTATTGGTGCAATATTATAATTGAAGGCACACAGGTGTATaacatgtattttcttttttccacagcgCGAGTGCATCTCCATCCACGTTGGTCAGGCCGGTGTCCAGATTGGCAACGCCTGCTGGGAGCTGTACTGCCTGGAACATGGGATCCAGCCGGACGGACAGATGCCCAGCGACAAGACCATCGGAGGAGGAGACGACTCCTTCAACACCTTCTTCAGTGAGACCGGAGCAGGAAAGCACGTCCCCAGAGCCGTCTTCGTCGACCTGGAGCCCACTGTCATCGGTAAACTGTCATGAAATGTAGAAACCACGGTTACTCTGATTTATTAAATCAAAGTGTTGAGTCATCTCTGACTGACTCTGTCTCTTCAGATGAAGTTCGCTCTGGAATCTACCGCCAGCTGTTCCACCCTGAGCAGCTGATCACTGGGAAGGAAGATGCTGCCAACAACTACGCCCGTGGACACTACACCATCGGCAAAGAGATCATTGACATTGTGCTGGACAGGATCCGCAAACTGGTGGGTACCTTAATCTCAGGAGTTAATTTTTCTAATTTTGACTCAAAATTATAATATCTCATatcctctctgtcttcaggCCGACCAGTGCACTGGTCTTCAGGGCTTCCTGGTCTTCCACAGCTTCGGAGGTGGCACCGGCTCTGGCTTCACCTCCCTGCTGATGGAGCGTCTGTCCGTCGACTACGGCAAGAAGTCCAAGCTGGAGTTCTCCATCTACCCAGCCCCCCAGGTGTCCACCGCTGTGGTGGAGCCCTACAACGCCATCCTGACCACCCACACCACCCTGGAGCACTCTGACTGTGCCTTCATGGTAGATAACGAGGCCATCTACGATATCTGCCGCAGGAACCTGGACATCGAACGTCCCTCCTACACCAACCTGAACAGGCTGATCGGTCAGATCGTGTCCTCCATCACTGCTTCCCTCCGTTTCGATGGCGCCCTCAACGTGGATCTGACCGAGTTCCAGACCAACTTGGTGCCATATCCCCGTATCCACTTCCCTCTGGCCACCTACGCCCCCGTCATCTCTGCAGAGAAGGCGTACCACGAGCAGCTCTCCGTGTCTGAGATCACAAACGCCTGCTTCGAGCCGGCCAATCAGATGGTGAAATGTGACCCTCGCCACGGCAAGTACATGGCCTGCTGCCTCCTGTACCGTGGAGATGTGGTGCCCAAAGATGTCAACGCCGCCATCGCCACCATCAAGACCAAACGCTCCATCCAGTTTGTGGACTGGTGCCCCACTGGATTCAAGGTCGGCATCAACTACCAGCCGCCCACTGTGGTTCCTGGTGGAGACCTGGCCAAGGTCCAGAGGGCCGTGTGCATGCTGAGCAACACCACCGCCATCGCTGAGGCCTGGGCTCGGCTCGACCACAAGTTTGATCTGATGTACGCCAAGAGGGCCTTCGTTCACTGGTATGTGGGTGAGGgtatggaggagggagagttctCCGAGGCCAGGGAGGACATGGCAGCTCTGGAGAAAGATTACGAGGAGGTCGGAGTCGACTCCATCGAgggtgagggagaagaggaaggagaagaataTTAAAAGGGACACGGAGttcaacagaaaatacatttattgcTCAGAttcctgaaaatgtcaaattggGCTttgttcaaaataaagtttctgtGACATGTGaagttgttttgcttttgttcattcaaactaaataaactatttttgcacaaattataatgaaataacagtcatataaaatgttgaaaatctgTTTCAATCATTtaagtcttttctttctcttcatacATTTAACAGATTCTAAAAGTTTGGGCGGATATTTATATCTAtgtgtctatatatataaataagtgcTGTGGGAAGAACgagtaaaatattttaaagtgatttcaaaatgttattttatatatatatatatataatgagaCAGTTTGACTTGTGATAAGCTAAATGGATGTGAAATGAAGAAGTACACAATAAAGATTGGCCACCACAAAGATATACATTTGACTACAAGTTAAGAGACACAAACTAGTTGTCAATCAACTTGTTTCATCGATGTCTTGAGGTGTTTTTaacaaagcattttttaaaagctcttcatacattttgatgtacaaaaatacaaatacacatttaactGTAGATTCAATGAAAAATTGATAGAATTGCCATTTTGCTGGGCAACCACACGCTCAGTAGCGCTATgaggacaaaatgaaaacatggttTCAGAATATTGTCTTATAATAtagaataatatataaatgttataaaaatcaaaaaaaaaaaaagaaatgttattcacaaaaactactcagaGCCTTTGTTGTGACCACAGACTGTGACACTGCTCAGGTCCCACAGAGTTCGCCTGTGGCAGGTGGATTTGTTCAGACCGACAAAACTGGAAAACTGGCAAAATCCATGTGAACGCCACCTCAAGTCAGAACAACAACTCGGAAAATTTTGGAACATGACTTGTTGACATCATCAGTTATAAAGCAATTAACAACATGTTGTAACCAGCCCTGAATGGTGGAGCTTACTTCTGCTGAAGTGTCTCGTTCTGACGACATGTTTTTCTCTATTTGGTTTTCGTTTTGCTCAGAATGCTTTATCTGTTACTCTACTTGTAGCTGGATTTGACTGACGTGTCTTGAGAGGTGTTTGAGAGCCGAGAGCTTTGAAGGAGAATGTTTAACATGAATTTTGAAGACAAAATATATGGAAGAGGTAGGGCTCAGTAGGTTCACATGTCATCCCACTCCTTTGGTAATAGTTGTTTTACTTCGTTTGCTTTTttcaatgtaatttaatttatgttattattttgcCTTCGTTAAAtagttattttaatttaatttatatcaatctaatttaatttcttttttcttgtgtttgatttaaatagttctctttattttattttgttttattttgtataatttaattttaattaacttgatttcatttaatttaatttagaacCTTGAAATGCGTCACCTCCCTTTGCAAGGGCGTTGTCTGTTTTGTTGGACCAATAGGAGCAGGTCACATGTGAGCCCTGGACCAATCACAGTTGTCCTTTTGTCCCTCAAGCTCAGGCAGTATAAATAGCTCAGAGTAAAGGCTGCACTGGTACAGTTGCTCCATACACAGGACAGATTGAGTCTTGTTGCCAGAAGCAAATCAACTTCTCCTTGTTATTTAATCTTCATTGTTCCAGGAAACATGGTGAGTAGGAAATCTCTTTGAATCATGTGATCTCAAATATCTGGAGTTTAGTTCGACTCAGTTCAAAAAGCATCTGCAGCTTTAATACAGGAACTGAACTGAAGCAGCAGAATGTGTAAGTCTGTGGTTGTAGTGGAGCTAGAACAAGAAGCAGCTGAGATTCAAGtggtcctgctcctcctgtctGGACCTCGATCCGGTTAGCGGGGCTCTCTGTGCTCTCAGCCGCCAACAGGCCTGTTTTACCGCCTGTTTCAAACACCTGCTGGGGCTGGATGttagaaagaaagctgcaggACTCGGGATGTAAAAGTGTCCCTGAACTAAGCTCCTGCCCCGGGTCCCTCCCTGAGAGCAGCCcagactgtctgtctgtctctgaagtGACGCAGGCCTCTTGTCTAATCCATCCATGAGGCTTCAGGCCTCCATGAACCTACAACCACAGGCGGTTCAGACTAACCCTCCGAGAAGCTCCTGCTCTTGTTACATTTCATCTTTCATGTTGAATTTGTCTCCAGCTGTGTTTGGTCAATGTCTATTTCAGATGaagattttctttgtcttccaAACAAGAgatttttcctctcctcccttaaagggacagttcacccaaaaatgaaaatcctctCATCATCAACTCACCACTGTGATGGAGGGTGCGTGAAGTGTTTGAGACCATAAAACGCTTTTGGAGTTTAAGGgctaaacagcgttgcagccaaatccaatacaattaaagtaaatggtcGAACACGccttcaaatgtcaaaaaaaaataaaaatatatatataaaaccactAAAATgctccatcctgctcctgtgatgtcatcgaagtgtccgtaagccccgacattaaAATACGACTCGAAATGGCGTCGTTtagtgtttttagcctaaatgtcctctgtgatccttCTGCCTGAGCGGCGTTTACGTTCAGGCGCGTGCACACTGCACAAGCTCAtcccttcacccacccctccatcggcatagtggggaggagataatgagtgaattttcatttttgggtgaactatccctatAAGCTCATGTCTGActaatctgctgctgtgtccATGAAGAGTTTATCTGTTCAGAGGGTCAATGATGAATGTACAGCATCTGTCAGGGGGGTTTTTAATACAGGgctgcagcaacaaaaagaTGTAATTGATTGTAATCGACTGTAAAAATATCTGGCAACTAAAGTTATCAACTAGTCAGGTCTGATATAATACACAACACGCACTGCGGCAGCATCTCCTGAGGTGGGGgcagtaaaccagccaatcccGTTCCTTGTTTGGCTCGCGTGACGATGTTGTCTCATCTCTGGAGCAAACCTTTGAAAAATGGCGGAGAGGAATGCAGCTAATGATACACGGAGGCAATTCCTTAAAAGTTGTGAGAACAAGTCACCTGCAAACTGTGTGAAGCTGATTTCAGGATAACGAGCACTGCAACATCACAGTGGAACGAAACTGAGGAGAAAACGTGTTGGAggccttaaaggttcagtgtataaTTAGTGACATccagtggtgaa contains:
- the LOC124851118 gene encoding tubulin alpha chain-like, with product MRECISIHVGQAGVQIGNACWELYCLEHGIQPDGQMPSDKTIGGGDDSFNTFFSETGAGKHVPRAVFVDLEPTVIDEVRSGIYRQLFHPEQLITGKEDAANNYARGHYTIGKEIIDIVLDRIRKLADQCTGLQGFLVFHSFGGGTGSGFTSLLMERLSVDYGKKSKLEFSIYPAPQVSTAVVEPYNAILTTHTTLEHSDCAFMVDNEAIYDICRRNLDIERPSYTNLNRLIGQIVSSITASLRFDGALNVDLTEFQTNLVPYPRIHFPLATYAPVISAEKAYHEQLSVSEITNACFEPANQMVKCDPRHGKYMACCLLYRGDVVPKDVNAAIATIKTKRSIQFVDWCPTGFKVGINYQPPTVVPGGDLAKVQRAVCMLSNTTAIAEAWARLDHKFDLMYAKRAFVHWYVGEGMEEGEFSEAREDMAALEKDYEEVGVDSIEGEGEEEGEEY